A portion of the Misgurnus anguillicaudatus chromosome 16, ASM2758022v2, whole genome shotgun sequence genome contains these proteins:
- the LOC129422825 gene encoding probable pancreatic secretory proteinase inhibitor has product MFIMTGKAMMLMSMLFILCVGAEDKSLLYRRPACGDLSGNQACPLNFSPVCGNDGITYVNECTLCVQRMHTNTDILIVKEDRC; this is encoded by the exons ATGTTCATCATGACCGGAAAAGCAATGATGTTGATGAGTATGCTCTTCATCCTGTGTGTGG GTGCAGAGGATAAATCACTGCTCTACCGGAGG cctgcatgtGGAGATTTGAGTGGAAATCAAGCGTGTCCTCTCAACTTTTCTCCTGTTTGCGGAAATGATGGCATCACTTATGTCAATGAATGCACCCTGTGTGTACAAAGAAT GCACACTAACACAGACATTCTGATTGTGAAAGAAGATCGGTGCTGA
- the thg1l gene encoding probable tRNA(His) guanylyltransferase — MHLRISNIQHRTKQLKGFLISENNFSLKFPVLRLVHLGGITQHKTPSVKFSTSSVMAKSKFEYVRNFELDDTCLRNCYIVVRLDGRNFHKFSDQHKFIKPNDNRALGLMSRSARSVMEELEDITIAYGQSDEFSFVFKRSSNWFKRRASKLMTHVTSQFSSSFVFFWKEYFGEHPLLYPPSFDGRVVLYPSNQNLRDYLSWRQADCHINNLYNTTFWTLVQKGGLTTTQAEERLSGTQAADKNEILFSEFNINYNNESPMHKKGTTLLWEMVNETTTKQIKRPNEAETEVTVTRTRKKVTTHFCDIIGDQFWEEHPDILEKD; from the exons ATGCATTTACGCATCAGTAATATTCAGCACAGGACAAAACAGCTTAAGGGATTTCTCATttctgaaaataatttttcacttaaatttCCTGTGCTGAGACTGGTACACCTTGGAGGGATTACACAACACAAGACACCAAGTGTTAAATTCAGTACATCCTCTGTAATGGCCAAAAGCAAGTTTGAATACGTAAGAAACTTTGAGCTTGACGACACCTGCTTGAGAAACTGCTACATTGTGGTTCGTCTGGATGGACGCAACTTTCACAA ATTTTCTGATCAACACAAGTTCATCAAACCCAATGATAACCGAGCTTTGGGTCTGATGAGTCGCAGCGCGCGATCTGTCATGGAGGAACTCGAGGACATCACAATAGCCTATGGACAGAGTGATGAGTTTAGCTTTGTGTTTAAAAGATCATCCAACTGGTTCAAAAGAAGAGCCAG TAAACTGATGACCCATGTGACTTCCCAGTTTTCCTCTAGCTTTGTTTTCTTCTGGAAGGAGTATTTTGGGGAACATCCTCTGCTGTACCCACCAAGCTTTGATGGCAGGGTGGTGctgtaccctagcaaccaaaaccTTAGAGACTACCTAAGCTGGAGACAGGCAGATT GTCATATCAACAATTTGTACAACACTACGTTTTGGACGCTGGTGCAGAAAGGTGGATTGACCACTACTCAGGCGGAGGAGAGACTCAGT GGGACACAAGCTGCAGATAAGAACGAGATCTTGTTTTCAGAGTTTAATATCAATTACAACAATGAATCCCCAATGCATAAAAAAGGAACTACATTATTATGGGAAATG GTGAATGAAACCACAACTAAACAGATCAAGCGACCGAATGAGGCAGAGACAGAAGTTACTGTGACACGGACCAGGAAGAAAGTTACCACTCATTTCTGTGACATCATCGGAGATCAGTTCTGGGAAGAACATCCAGACATTCTGGAAAAAGACTGA